Proteins from a genomic interval of Pseudomonas anuradhapurensis:
- the qhpC gene encoding quinohemoprotein amine dehydrogenase subunit gamma, which translates to MKHLKPLNNKARILEQAAAEDRVEEVMAMSAVAGCTATTDPGWEVDAFGGVSSLCQPMEADLYGCSDPCWWPAQVPDMMSTYQDWNAQASNSAQDWRNLGTVFPKDK; encoded by the coding sequence ATGAAGCACTTGAAGCCCCTGAACAACAAGGCGCGCATCCTCGAACAGGCCGCCGCCGAAGACCGCGTCGAAGAAGTCATGGCCATGAGTGCGGTGGCGGGCTGCACCGCCACCACCGACCCGGGCTGGGAAGTGGACGCCTTTGGTGGCGTGAGCTCGCTGTGCCAGCCGATGGAGGCCGACCTGTATGGCTGCTCCGACCCTTGCTGGTGGCCGGCCCAGGTGCCGGACATGATGAGCACCTACCAGGACTGGAACGCCCAGGCGAGCAACTCGGCGCAAGACTGGCGCAACCTCGGCACCGTGTTCCCGAAAGACAAGTGA
- the peaB gene encoding quinohemoprotein amine dehydrogenase maturation protein — protein MGALLNLVERNLHEVQVDADRMLFHIPSSSLFSADAVTGGIIDTLRQQGCSAEELLQRLGQQFAGDDIQATLRELIALELVSDGSPLTPEIALRQVERTALNTVVLNVNTGCNLSCTYCYKEDLDKPSAGKKMSAATAEASVEMLLKESPDEPRYSVVFFGGEPLSNRPLIEHMVAYCERRFAEAGKQVEFIMTTNATLLSEEIVDWLNAHRFGLSVSIDGPKTVHDRNRITVGGQGTYDVVRRKVDMLLSRYHSRPVGARVTLTRGITDVETIWNHLFNELGFAEVGFAPVTSGDMANFNLTGEELVQVFANMKALGRRYLEAALEHRNIGFSNLHQLITDIHEGHKKALPCGAGLKMLAVDHEGELNLCHRFTGSSLPTFGNVHQGVKQAQLNDFLSQRLDRSNTGCDSCRIRNLCSGGCYHESYARYGDPQHPTYHYCELMRDWVDFGIEVYSRIMAANPAFIDRYITPRKAH, from the coding sequence ATGGGCGCACTACTGAACCTGGTCGAACGCAACCTGCATGAAGTGCAGGTCGATGCCGACCGCATGCTTTTCCATATCCCCAGCAGTTCGCTGTTCAGCGCCGATGCGGTGACCGGCGGCATCATCGACACCCTGCGCCAGCAAGGCTGCTCGGCCGAGGAGTTGCTGCAGCGCCTTGGCCAGCAGTTTGCCGGCGACGATATCCAGGCCACCCTGCGCGAGCTGATCGCGCTGGAGCTGGTCAGCGACGGCTCGCCGCTGACCCCGGAAATCGCCCTCAGGCAGGTCGAACGCACCGCGCTGAACACTGTGGTGCTCAACGTCAACACCGGCTGCAACCTCAGCTGCACCTATTGCTACAAAGAAGACCTGGACAAGCCGTCGGCAGGCAAGAAGATGAGCGCTGCCACCGCCGAGGCTTCGGTGGAGATGCTGCTCAAGGAATCGCCCGACGAGCCGCGTTACAGCGTGGTGTTCTTCGGTGGCGAGCCGCTGTCCAACCGGCCGCTGATCGAGCATATGGTGGCCTACTGCGAGCGGCGCTTCGCCGAGGCGGGCAAGCAGGTGGAGTTCATCATGACCACCAACGCCACCTTGCTCAGCGAAGAGATCGTCGACTGGCTCAACGCCCACCGCTTCGGCCTGTCGGTCAGCATCGATGGCCCCAAGACCGTTCACGACCGCAACCGCATCACCGTGGGCGGGCAGGGCACCTATGACGTGGTGCGGCGCAAGGTCGACATGCTGCTGTCGCGCTACCACAGCCGCCCGGTGGGCGCGCGGGTCACGCTGACCCGTGGCATCACCGACGTCGAGACCATCTGGAACCACCTGTTCAACGAACTGGGCTTCGCTGAAGTCGGCTTTGCCCCGGTCACCTCCGGCGACATGGCCAACTTCAACCTCACCGGCGAAGAGCTGGTGCAGGTGTTCGCCAACATGAAGGCGCTGGGCCGGCGTTACCTTGAGGCTGCGCTGGAGCACCGCAACATCGGCTTCTCCAACCTGCACCAGCTGATTACCGACATCCACGAAGGCCACAAGAAGGCCCTGCCGTGCGGCGCCGGGCTGAAGATGCTGGCCGTGGACCACGAAGGTGAGCTGAACCTGTGCCATCGCTTCACCGGTTCCAGCCTGCCGACCTTCGGCAATGTGCACCAGGGGGTGAAGCAGGCGCAGCTCAACGACTTCCTGTCGCAGCGCCTGGACCGCAGCAACACCGGCTGCGACAGCTGTCGCATCCGCAACCTGTGCTCCGGCGGCTGCTACCACGAAAGCTATGCCCGCTATGGCGACCCGCAGCACCCGACCTACCACTATTGCGAACTGATGCGCGACTGGGTCGACTTCGGCATCGAAGTCTACAGCCGCATCATGGCCGCCAACCCGGCCTTCATCGATCGCTACATCACTCCGCGGAAGGCGCACTGA
- the peaA gene encoding quinohemoprotein amine dehydrogenase subunit alpha: MKTTRLQRHAGKLALVAAALLSTQAMAAEQGPSLLQNKCMGCHIPEGNDTYSRISHQRKTPEGWLMSIARMQVMHGLQISDDDRRTLVKYLADKQGLAPSETDGVRYAMERRLNTVEQFDTQLSETCGRCHSGARVALQRRPAKEWEHLVNFHLGQWPSLEYQAQARDRDWLPIALQQVVPDLAKRYPLESAAWAEWQKARPKADALPGQWAFSGHMLAKGDVRGVMSVTPDQGDTFKVEVKGAYADGTPFNGSGSAILYNGYEWRGNVKVGDANLRQVFAALDGEMKGRMFEAEHDERGLDFTAVKDGKARLLAVQPAFIKAGGESEITLVGSGLAGKPDLGAGVEVTEVLEQTPTLVRVKARAAADAKPGQREVAVGALKGVNLAVYDKVEAVKVVPAFSIARIGENGAAVPKVQGRFEAEAWGKDANGQPLRIGYLPASWKVEPFNERAVEDEDVKFAGQMQADGVFVPGGAGPNPARKMMTNNAGNLKVIATLADGGPTGEGHMIVTVQRWNNPPLP, translated from the coding sequence TTGAAGACGACTCGACTCCAGCGGCATGCGGGCAAACTGGCGCTGGTCGCCGCCGCGCTGCTGAGCACCCAGGCCATGGCGGCCGAGCAGGGCCCGAGCCTGTTGCAGAACAAGTGCATGGGGTGCCATATCCCCGAAGGCAACGACACCTACAGCCGCATCAGCCATCAGCGTAAAACACCGGAAGGCTGGCTGATGAGCATCGCCCGCATGCAGGTGATGCACGGCCTGCAGATCAGCGACGACGACCGCCGCACCCTGGTCAAATACCTCGCCGACAAGCAGGGCCTGGCGCCCAGCGAGACCGATGGTGTGCGTTACGCCATGGAGCGCCGGCTGAATACCGTCGAGCAGTTCGATACCCAACTCAGCGAAACCTGTGGCCGTTGCCACTCGGGTGCCCGTGTCGCCTTGCAGCGGCGCCCGGCCAAGGAATGGGAACACCTGGTCAACTTCCACCTCGGCCAATGGCCATCCCTCGAATACCAGGCCCAGGCGCGTGACCGCGACTGGCTGCCGATCGCCCTGCAGCAGGTGGTGCCCGACCTGGCCAAGCGCTACCCGCTGGAAAGCGCGGCGTGGGCCGAATGGCAGAAGGCCAGGCCCAAGGCCGATGCGCTGCCGGGCCAGTGGGCGTTCAGCGGCCACATGCTGGCCAAGGGCGATGTGCGCGGGGTGATGAGCGTCACGCCTGACCAGGGCGACACCTTCAAGGTCGAGGTCAAAGGCGCTTATGCCGACGGCACGCCGTTCAATGGCAGCGGTTCGGCGATCCTCTACAACGGCTATGAGTGGCGTGGCAACGTCAAGGTCGGCGACGCCAACCTGCGCCAGGTGTTCGCCGCGCTGGATGGCGAAATGAAAGGCCGCATGTTCGAGGCCGAGCACGACGAGCGTGGCCTGGACTTCACCGCAGTGAAGGACGGCAAGGCGCGCCTGCTGGCGGTACAACCGGCATTCATCAAGGCCGGTGGCGAAAGCGAGATCACCTTGGTCGGCAGCGGCCTGGCCGGCAAACCGGACCTGGGCGCTGGCGTGGAGGTGACCGAGGTGCTGGAGCAGACCCCGACCCTGGTACGGGTGAAGGCCCGCGCCGCAGCTGATGCCAAGCCAGGCCAGCGCGAAGTCGCCGTGGGGGCGCTCAAGGGCGTCAACCTGGCGGTGTACGACAAGGTCGAGGCAGTGAAGGTGGTACCGGCGTTCTCCATCGCTCGTATCGGCGAAAACGGCGCCGCGGTGCCCAAGGTGCAGGGCCGCTTCGAGGCTGAGGCGTGGGGCAAGGACGCCAACGGCCAGCCACTGCGCATCGGCTACCTGCCGGCCAGCTGGAAGGTCGAGCCGTTCAACGAGCGAGCAGTCGAGGACGAAGACGTCAAGTTCGCCGGGCAGATGCAGGCCGATGGTGTGTTCGTGCCCGGCGGCGCTGGCCCCAACCCGGCGCGCAAGATGATGACCAACAACGCCGGCAACCTGAAGGTCATCGCCACCCTGGCCGACGGTGGCCCGACCGGCGAAGGGCACATGATCGTCACCGTACAGCGCTGGAACAACCCGCCGCTGCCGTAA